GAATATCATGACAACAACCTCATATTTTCACCCTTCTCTCTCCACGCTGTTCTTAGCGTCATGGCTGCAGGTTCAGAAGGCTCCACACTCGATGAGCTTATTTCCTTCCTCCGATTTGACTCCATCGACCATCTCAACACTTTCTTCTCTCAGCTCCTCTCCGATCTGCTCTCCAACATTGATGCCACCCGCCTGTCTTTTGTCAATGGAATGTGGGCTGATAAATCAGTTTCCCTTTCTCATTCTTTTAAACAACTTGTCACCACACATTACAAGGTGTCTTGTGCTTCAGTTAATTTTCGGACCAAGGTACTATCGCTTTTTCAACAtcatcttaatttattttttttattgactaacaAATACTTCTATTAAAATGTTTATgaaaaaaagattaattataattgattttgatgcGGTTTTAAAGGGTGATAAAGTGCGCCATGAAGTCAATTCATGGGTTGAAGAAGAGACGAATGGCCTTATCACAAAACTTATTCCTCCCAAGGCTGTAGGCAAGTTAACCAGACTTATCTTTGCAAACGCACTGCACTTCAAAGGTGAGTGGAAACACAAGTTTGATCCAGCAGGCTATAATAAGTTTCACCTCCTCAATGGCAAGATAGTCTATGTTATCTTCATGAGAAGCAAGAAGAAGAAGCGGTTTATTAGCACTTTTGATGGTTTCAAAGTCCTACGCCTTTCTTATAAACAAGGTATAGATAAGAAGCGTCGGTTCTCCATGTACATTTTTCTTCCAGACGCAGAAGATGGACTGTCAGCTTTAATTGAAAAGTTGGCTTCAGAATCTGGTTACTTGAAAGACAAGCTTCCTCGGCGAAAAGTACGAGTATCTAATTTCAAGATTCCAAAATTCAAGATTTCTTTTACACTTGAAGCTTCTAATGTGCTACAGGAGGTGGGAGTGATTTCGCCTTTCTCCCAGGAAGCAAGATTTACAAATATGGTGGAGTCTCCCTCAGGTGAAGAACATGTTGAAAGCATGTTTCACAAAGCTTCCATCGAGGTAAATGAAGAAGGCACTGAAGCTACAACGGCCAATTCAACGGTCCTCATAAAGAAAGGAAAGCGTTTTACTCACCGTTCTTCTGGTATAGACTTTGTAGCTGACCACCCTTTCCTCTTCATGATCAGAGAAGATTTTACCGGAACAATCTTGTTTATTGGGAAGGTGCTAGATCCTCGTGATGGAGTAGCCACGCCGGTGAGGCGTAGCAATTTCAAAGATGATGTTAGTGACGATGATGAGTACTTGAACAAGCTTCCATCACTGAGGAATATGTCAAAGCAAGATATGAATTCAGAGAAATTCATTATGCAATTCAGAAAGCGGTTGAGATATTATGATTTTGGCTCAAGTTTGGATGGGGGGGAATGGTCAGGGTATGGTGATAGATCAGCGAGTTAAAACCTGTGATATGACAGAACAAATATCGTATGCATTATTTATTACTGATGcccttaaattttttatggttttgataaaTTGATGATTATTACAATCTGGCTCATTTGTCTTTGACTtattttttcaactattttgaAATTGAGTTTAAGATTGTGCTATGCTAACTTTCATCTGCTGTAAAGATCAATACTTCAAATGCCCAACAACCTTAGCTTGTTGGCTTTTTGAGTATCTTACGCCCAACAAGTTATGAAGGGGTGATTAAGGGCCACAAAAATATCGAATTTACAAGATTAACAAAAACGAATAAACTGAGATTTAAAACCTGTGCGAAAAGAGATGTCTcagtttataaaaatttgtagagtagatctactcaatgagatatttgaattcaacggttggattgagaaaatataatgccgatatcgagttattaagcagAGTAAGTCAATagagacttactcctggagtcaacgaATCCCTTCACATTGTTTAAAgtaagttattttacacatgcgtccaatgATATATCAACAAATTATGTATGatgtttaaaaacacatgatgtgtcacattc
This genomic interval from Trifolium pratense cultivar HEN17-A07 linkage group LG6, ARS_RC_1.1, whole genome shotgun sequence contains the following:
- the LOC123891369 gene encoding serpin-ZX-like, with the translated sequence MDLRKSIACQTDVALSITKHLFSKQEYHDNNLIFSPFSLHAVLSVMAAGSEGSTLDELISFLRFDSIDHLNTFFSQLLSDLLSNIDATRLSFVNGMWADKSVSLSHSFKQLVTTHYKVSCASVNFRTKGDKVRHEVNSWVEEETNGLITKLIPPKAVGKLTRLIFANALHFKGEWKHKFDPAGYNKFHLLNGKIVYVIFMRSKKKKRFISTFDGFKVLRLSYKQGIDKKRRFSMYIFLPDAEDGLSALIEKLASESGYLKDKLPRRKVRVSNFKIPKFKISFTLEASNVLQEVGVISPFSQEARFTNMVESPSGEEHVESMFHKASIEVNEEGTEATTANSTVLIKKGKRFTHRSSGIDFVADHPFLFMIREDFTGTILFIGKVLDPRDGVATPVRRSNFKDDVSDDDEYLNKLPSLRNMSKQDMNSEKFIMQFRKRLRYYDFGSSLDGGEWSGYGDRSAS